In the Pseudolabrys taiwanensis genome, one interval contains:
- a CDS encoding 3-hydroxyacyl-CoA dehydrogenase NAD-binding domain-containing protein, whose product MTDFKFDIDGDGIALITWDMPGRSMNVITMEVIEELSGLVDKVTNDAAIKGAVITSAKEAFCGGADLTMLERFGALFADIAKAKGETAANAMVYEESRKLSLLYRKLETSGKPWVCAINGTCVGGGFELALACHYRVASENPKTRMGLPEIKIGLFPGAGGTQRVARMIAPADALQFLLKGDQLKTDRAKAMKLIDAVVPADQLVAAAKEWIRAGGKAVKPWDEKGFKLPGGPVYSKAGMMTFPPANAIYRRETYDNYPAARAIMQVVYEGLQLPMDTALRVESRWFAHILRSKEAAAMIRSLFVSMQDLNKGARRPAGVPASNLKKLGIVGAGFMGAGIAQVSAAAGLDVVLIDRDQETADKGKAGLHKALSDRVMKGRMKGAERDAILEKITPTPDYNALKDCDLVIEAVFEDRKVKADVIAKIQAVIRDDAVFASNTSTLPISSLASEFKEPARFIGIHFFSPVALMMLTEIIMGKETGDKALAVALDYVRMIKKTPIVVNDSRGFYANRCVLAYIREGHLMLLEGAPPALIENSARMAGMPVGPLSLNDETGVDLGLKIVRATEADLGPEAVDPGMKKLLEDMVEKQQRFGRKNGKGFYDYTPGQPKKLWPGLADLLPKKLTREEVEAIDVEELKQRFLVVQAVEAARTFEEKVVTDVREADVGSILGFGFAPFTGGTLSYIDMMGTKTFVALCRKFEKKYGTRFTPPKLLVEMAEKGETFYGRFAPAKKKEAA is encoded by the coding sequence ATGACCGATTTCAAATTCGACATCGACGGCGACGGCATCGCGCTCATCACCTGGGACATGCCCGGGCGCTCGATGAATGTCATCACCATGGAGGTGATCGAAGAGCTCTCCGGTCTCGTCGACAAGGTGACGAACGACGCCGCGATCAAGGGCGCGGTCATCACCTCGGCCAAGGAGGCGTTCTGCGGCGGCGCCGACCTCACCATGCTCGAGCGCTTCGGCGCCTTGTTCGCCGATATCGCCAAGGCGAAGGGCGAGACGGCCGCCAACGCCATGGTCTATGAGGAAAGCCGCAAGCTGTCGCTGCTCTACCGGAAGCTCGAGACGTCGGGCAAACCGTGGGTGTGTGCGATCAACGGCACCTGCGTCGGCGGCGGCTTCGAACTGGCGCTCGCCTGCCATTATCGCGTCGCGTCGGAGAACCCGAAGACACGCATGGGCCTGCCGGAGATCAAGATCGGTCTGTTTCCGGGCGCCGGCGGCACGCAGCGCGTCGCGCGCATGATCGCGCCGGCCGATGCCTTGCAGTTCCTGCTCAAGGGCGACCAGCTCAAGACCGATCGCGCCAAGGCGATGAAGCTGATCGATGCCGTGGTGCCGGCCGATCAACTCGTCGCGGCCGCCAAGGAGTGGATCAGGGCCGGCGGCAAGGCGGTGAAGCCGTGGGACGAGAAGGGCTTCAAGCTGCCGGGCGGCCCGGTCTATTCCAAGGCCGGCATGATGACCTTCCCGCCGGCCAACGCCATCTACCGCCGCGAGACCTACGACAACTACCCGGCCGCGCGCGCCATCATGCAGGTCGTCTACGAAGGCCTGCAATTGCCGATGGACACGGCGCTGCGCGTCGAGTCGCGGTGGTTCGCGCATATCCTGCGCTCGAAGGAAGCGGCGGCGATGATCCGGTCGCTGTTCGTGTCGATGCAGGACCTCAACAAGGGCGCGCGCCGGCCGGCGGGCGTGCCGGCTTCGAACTTGAAGAAGCTCGGCATCGTCGGCGCCGGCTTCATGGGCGCGGGCATCGCGCAGGTGAGTGCCGCCGCCGGCCTCGACGTCGTGTTGATCGACCGCGACCAGGAGACGGCCGACAAGGGCAAAGCCGGCCTGCACAAGGCGCTCAGCGACCGGGTGATGAAGGGCCGCATGAAGGGCGCCGAGCGCGACGCCATTCTGGAGAAGATCACGCCGACGCCGGACTACAACGCGCTCAAGGACTGCGACCTCGTCATCGAGGCCGTGTTCGAGGATCGCAAGGTCAAGGCCGACGTGATCGCGAAGATCCAGGCGGTGATCCGCGACGACGCGGTGTTCGCCTCCAATACGTCGACACTGCCGATTTCGTCGCTCGCGTCCGAGTTCAAGGAGCCGGCGCGCTTCATCGGCATCCATTTCTTCTCGCCGGTGGCATTGATGATGCTGACCGAGATCATCATGGGCAAGGAGACCGGCGACAAGGCGCTGGCGGTCGCGCTCGATTACGTGCGCATGATCAAGAAGACGCCGATCGTGGTGAACGACAGCCGCGGCTTCTACGCCAACCGCTGCGTGCTCGCTTACATCCGCGAAGGCCATCTCATGCTGCTCGAGGGCGCCCCGCCGGCGCTGATCGAGAACTCCGCGCGCATGGCCGGCATGCCGGTCGGGCCGCTGTCGCTGAACGATGAAACCGGCGTCGACCTCGGGCTCAAGATCGTTCGCGCCACCGAGGCCGACCTCGGGCCCGAGGCGGTCGATCCGGGCATGAAGAAGCTGCTCGAAGACATGGTCGAGAAGCAGCAGCGCTTCGGCCGCAAGAACGGCAAGGGCTTCTACGACTACACGCCGGGCCAGCCGAAGAAACTGTGGCCGGGCCTGGCCGATCTCCTGCCGAAGAAGCTCACGCGCGAAGAAGTCGAGGCGATCGACGTCGAGGAACTCAAGCAGCGTTTCCTGGTGGTGCAGGCGGTGGAAGCCGCGCGTACCTTCGAGGAGAAGGTCGTCACCGACGTGCGCGAGGCCGATGTCGGCTCGATACTCGGCTTCGGTTTCGCGCCGTTCACCGGCGGCACCTTGTCTTACATCGACATGATGGGGACGAAGACGTTCGTCGCGCTGTGCCGCAAATTCGAGAAGAAATACGGCACACGCTTCACGCCGCCCAAGCTGCTGGTCGAGATGGCCGAAAAGGGCGAGACGTTCTACGGTCGCTTCGCCCCGGCGAAGAAGAAAGAGGCGGCGTGA
- a CDS encoding cupin domain-containing protein, which produces MPKIDIDKVPDDVATGYPVQFRDVIAGRSRKRIGNAIGLTQFGVNICTLKPGAQSSQRHWHRNEDEFVYVLDGEVVLIEDGGETVLKQGDAAGWKAGAPDGHTIVNRGDRDALVLEVGTRDPVGDTVTYPDIDMLFERTATTRVYTRKSGEPY; this is translated from the coding sequence ATGCCCAAGATCGACATCGACAAGGTGCCGGACGACGTCGCGACCGGGTATCCGGTCCAATTCCGCGACGTGATCGCGGGCCGGTCGCGCAAGCGGATCGGCAATGCGATCGGCCTCACGCAGTTCGGCGTCAACATCTGCACGCTTAAACCCGGTGCGCAGTCCTCGCAGCGCCATTGGCATCGTAACGAGGACGAGTTCGTCTATGTGCTCGACGGCGAGGTGGTGCTGATCGAGGACGGCGGCGAGACCGTTCTGAAGCAAGGTGACGCGGCCGGCTGGAAGGCCGGCGCGCCGGACGGCCACACCATCGTCAACCGCGGCGACCGTGACGCGCTCGTGCTCGAAGTCGGCACGCGCGATCCGGTCGGCGACACGGTCACTTATCCCGACATCGATATGCTGTTTGAACGCACCGCGACAACGCGTGTTTATACGCGCAAGTCCGGCGAGCCGTACTGA
- a CDS encoding FUSC family protein gives MDIRAIILRQRPQLYLALRIVISAVAALALAQMLKQPLPLWAALTAVIVTQLSVGRSLKATVDYFIGTIGGAIYGGAIGIFVPHANEYAMLGAVALTVAPLAYIASIRPSFSAAPITGVLVLFIPTIAHISPLASAVDRVIEVGVGGAVGLAVSLLIFPASAHRLFVTAAAQVLAQIAQALDESLGSASDGLDTDAHNRLQDGIAQAAAQLSVVGAEAEHERAARLSAGPGTGPMLRTITRLRHDLVMLGRAVNQPLPADIAKRLQRPLTDVRTALASYLHGCGSSLLARRGPPSLNAVLSALESYDSAVSTLRRDGLTLNLSGHAAEQFFALGFALEQMRGNLNDLHRCVSEWVEADAAVARAKS, from the coding sequence ATGGATATCCGCGCCATCATCCTTCGCCAGCGGCCGCAGCTGTATCTGGCGCTCAGGATCGTGATCTCCGCCGTCGCGGCGCTCGCGCTCGCGCAGATGCTGAAGCAGCCGCTGCCGCTTTGGGCCGCCCTGACCGCCGTGATCGTCACGCAGCTGAGTGTCGGGCGATCGCTCAAGGCCACGGTCGACTACTTCATCGGCACCATCGGCGGCGCCATCTATGGCGGCGCGATCGGCATCTTTGTCCCGCATGCGAATGAATATGCGATGCTCGGCGCGGTCGCGCTGACGGTGGCGCCGCTCGCTTATATCGCGTCCATCAGGCCAAGCTTTTCGGCCGCGCCGATCACCGGCGTGCTCGTCCTCTTCATCCCGACAATTGCGCACATCAGTCCGCTGGCCTCGGCGGTCGACCGCGTGATCGAGGTCGGCGTCGGCGGCGCTGTCGGGCTCGCGGTCTCGCTTTTGATCTTCCCCGCAAGCGCGCACCGTCTTTTCGTGACGGCGGCCGCGCAGGTTCTCGCGCAGATCGCGCAGGCGCTCGACGAATCGCTCGGCAGCGCATCCGACGGTCTCGATACGGACGCGCATAACCGGCTCCAGGACGGTATCGCGCAAGCGGCCGCGCAATTGTCGGTCGTCGGCGCCGAAGCGGAGCACGAGCGCGCGGCACGTTTATCGGCTGGTCCCGGCACCGGACCGATGTTGCGCACCATCACGCGCTTGCGTCATGACCTTGTGATGCTGGGGAGGGCGGTCAACCAGCCGCTGCCCGCCGATATCGCAAAGCGGCTCCAGCGTCCCCTCACCGATGTGCGCACGGCCTTGGCGAGTTATCTGCACGGTTGCGGAAGCTCGCTGCTGGCGCGTCGCGGCCCGCCGTCGCTCAATGCCGTACTGTCGGCGCTCGAGTCCTATGACAGCGCCGTTAGCACGCTGCGGCGCGACGGGCTCACGCTCAATCTTTCGGGCCATGCCGCCGAGCAGTTCTTCGCCCTCGGATTCGCGCTCGAGCAGATGCGCGGCAATTTGAACGACCTCCACCGCTGCGTGTCCGAATGGGTCGAAGCGGACGCCGCCGTGGCGCGCGCAAAGTCCTGA